CGTCAATTCGGCTGCAGACAAATACGTGGCCCTGCATGGTGTACCCGGCGTCGCATCGGTGGCCATGGTTTATCAATATAGCGACGACGAATCAGTAGATACCGAGGAGGTAGAGGCGTGAAGCTCAATCGACGGGATTTCATCAAGGCCAACGCAGCAGCGGCGGCGATTTCTGCAGCAGGCTTGACCGCAGCACCGACGGCAGCCGTGGCGCAAGGCAAGGACGAAATTCGCTGGGACAAGGCGGCCTGTCGTTTTTGTGGCACCGGCTGTGGTGTTCTGGTCGGGACGCAAGAAGGACGCGTTGTGGCCACTCAGGGCGACCCGGATGCGCCAGTTAATCGCGGCCTGAACTGCATCAAGGGCTACTTCCTGTCCAAGATCATGTACGGTGCGGATCGCCTGAAGACGCCGCTGTTGCGCATGAAGGATGGTAAGTTCGATAAGAATGGTGAGTTCACGCCGATCTCTTGGAAGCAGGCCTTCGATATCATGGAAGAGAAGGTCAAGGCCACGCTGAAGGCCAAGGGGCCAAATGGTCTTGCCATGTTCGGCTCGGGCCAGTGGACGGTCTGGGAAGGCTACGCGGCCGCAAAGCTGATGAAGGCTGGCTTCCGTACCAATAATCTCGACCCCAATGCCCGTCACTGCATGGCGTCGGCGGTTGCCGGCTTCATGCGCACCTTTGGTATCGACGAGCCGATGGGCTGCTATGACGACATCGAGCATGCCGACGCCTTCGTGCTGTGGGGCTCGAACATGGCCGAGATGCACCCTATCCTGTGGACGCGCGTCACCGACCGCAAGCTTTCCAACAAGGGCGTCAGGGTGGCTGTACTCTCGACTTTCGAGCACCGCTCCTACGAGCTGGCCGACCTCCCGATGATCTTCACGCCGCAGACGGATTTGGCAATTCTCAATTTCATCGCAAATTACATTATCCAGAACGGCAAAGTGAACCAGGCTTTTGTCGACCGGAATGTCAATTTCAAGAAGAGTGCGACCGACATCGGTTACGGCCTGCGTCCGACCCATGCCCTTGAAAAAGATGCGACCAGCAACGGTTATCCGGGCGCCGACGGCAAGCCAAAGGGCGATACCGGCAAATCAGAAGGCATTACCTTCGACGAATACAAAAAATTTGTCGCCGAATACACCGCCGAGAAGGTTTCCAAGCTCTCCGGCGTCCCGGTGGTGAAACTCAATGAGCTCGCTGAGCTTTACGCAGATCCGAAGATCAAGGTCGTGTCGTTCTGGACCATGGGCTTCAACCAGCATACCCGTGGGACCTGGGCGAATAACCTCTGTTACAACATTCACTTGCTGACCGGCAAAATTTCCGAGCCGGGCAACAGCCCGTTCTCGCTGACTGGCCAGCCATCTGCTTGTGGGACAGCACGTGAAGTTGGCACCTTCTCGCACCGCCTGCCGGCGGATATGGTGGTGACCAATCCGGATCACCGCAAGCATTCAGAAGAGTTGTGGGGGCTACCGGAAGGCACGATTCCCGACAAGGTGGGTTTCCACGCTGTCGCCATGGCGCGCGCCCTGAAGGATGGTAAGGTCAATTTCTACTGGCAGCAGTGCAACAACAACATGCAGGCCGGTCCGAACATCAACGAAGAACTCTATCCTGGTTGGCGCAAGCCGGAGAATTTCATCGTTGTCTCCGACCCGTATCCGACAGTTTCGGCGATGGCGGCCGACCTGATCCTGCCGACGGCTATGTGGGTCGAGAAGGAGGGCGCCTATGGCAATGCCGAGCGGCGTACCCAGTTCTGGCGCCAGCAAGTCAAGGCGCCGGGCGAGGCACGTTCCGACCTGTGGCAGCTCATGGAGTTTTCCAAGCGCTTCAAGGTTGAGGATGTGTGGCCAGCCGAACTGGTTGCCAAGGCGCCGAAGCTGAAGGGCAAGACCCTGTTTGATGTGCTCTACGCCAATGGCGTGGTCAACAAGTACAAGCTGAATGAAACGGCGGCCGGCTTCGACAACGAAGACTCGAAGCTGCTGGGCTTCTACATTCAGAAGGGGCTGTTCGAGGAGTACGCCTCCTTTGGTCGCGGCCATGGCCATGATCTGGCACCGTTCGATTCCTACCATCAGGCTCGCGGATTGCGCTGGCCGGTGGTTGGCGGCAAGGAAACACTATGGCGCTTCCGCGAGGGCTATGACCCCTACGTCAAGAAAGGTGAGGGCGTTAAGTTCTACGGCCACAAGGATGGCAAGGCGGTCATTTTTGCGCTGCCCTATCAGCCGCCTGCTGAGTCGCCGGACAAGGAATTCGATATGTGGTTGTCCACTGGCCGCGTCCTTGAGCACTGGCATACCGGCTCGATGACCCGCCGTGTTCCCGAGCTGTACAAGGCCTTCCCTGATGCTGTCGTTTTCATGCATCCGGACGATGCCAAGGCGCGTGGTCTGCAGCGCGGCATGGAAGTCAAGGTTGCGTCGCGGCGTGGTGAAATCAAATTGCGTGTTGAGACACGTGGTCGCAACAAGCCGCCACGTGGGCTGGTTTTCATCCCCTTCTTCGACGCCAGTCGTCTGGTCAATAAGTTGACACTGGATGCAACCTGCCCGATTTCCAAGGAAACGGACTACAAAAAGTGCGCAGTCAAGGTTACTCGAGCCTGATGCCATCATGGGAACAATCGTTGGCGCAGGGGCCGACGACAAAATAAATAAGCGAAAAAGCGGCCGGTGGTGAGTCTCCGGCCGTTCATCGGAGGAAATGAATATGAGATTGATCACTGCCTTGGCCTTGGCCGCCGGCATGTTCGTCGGGGGAGTTGGCGGCGTTGCCGCGCAGGAGTTTCGAGTAAATGAGATCGGCGTGGAGTCGATCGAAGGCACCTCGAAAGTCGATATGTTCCGGCCCGAAAAGGAGCAAACGGTCATTCCGCGTAATTTTCAAAAACAGCCGCCCTTGATTCCTCACAGTATCAAGGGTTACAACATTACCCAGAACTTCAATAAGTGCATGGATTGTCATGCCAAGGATCGTGCCGAAGAAACCGGTGCAACCAAGGTAGCAAAGTCGCACTATCTGGACCGCGAAGACAAGAAGCAGGCGAATATTTCTCCGCGCCGCTATTTCTGCATGCAGTGCCATGTGCCGCAATTCGACGCAAAGCCGCTCGTCGCCAATACCTATAAGCCGGCCGCCAAGAGGGGGGAATGATGAGTCTGGATAAATTCACGCCCGCATGGGTCAAGCGTATCGGGTTGGTCACTGTATTGGGCCTGTTTGTCGCTGGTGTCGTTTTCTGGGGGGGCTTCAACTGGGCGCTGGAATCCACCAACAAAGAGGCGTTCTGCATTTCGTGTCATGAAATGGAGGAGAACGTCTTCCGTGAATACCAAAACACGATCCACTACACGAACCGCACCGGGGTGCGTGCCACCTGTCCGGATTGCCACGTACCTAAGGAATGGGTGCCCAAGATTATTCGCAAGATCCAGGCTTCCAATGAAGTGCTGCACAAGATTTTGGGGACAATCGATACGCCAGCGAAATTCAATGCCAAACGTCCGCAGCTGGCGCAGAACGAGTGGCGGCGCATGAAGGCAAATGACTCTCAGGAGTGCCGCAATTGCCATCGCTACGATTACATGGATTACACGGAGCAGGGTAATCGTGCCGCACGCATGCATCCGCAGGCATTCATCGATGGCAAGACATGTATTGATTGTCACAAGGGAATTGCCCATCAGCTACCAGCGATCGATCAGCATATTGGCAAGCAGAATGATGGTGCCGTTGCAATTTCTCATGGTGAAAAACCGGCTGAGCCAGCCACAGAAGAGACGAAGCCCGCCAGCAAGTAACCTAGGTTGACGGTATGACGACGAACCCGGCGCTACGCCGGGTTCGTCATTGTATTGACTGTCCGGCCTGTTGCGTGTGCAGAAATTACAAATATTCACCCGATGGCTTGCAAATAGGCGCTTTTCGGCCAAGACTTATTCAAAAAGGTATGCTACTTTTACTGAGCTGCCGTTCCAACGGCCAGTTTTCTTAAACTATTAGTGGGTAACAGGAGGCACTTAGATGAATAAATCCGAGCTGGTCGAAGTTGCTGCAAAAGAAGCTGGTATTACCAAGGCCGCTGCCGACAAGGCGCTGTCCGCCATTATCGGAGCGGTAGTAAAGACCGTAACCCAGGGAGAGTCTGTTACTCTCGTTGGTTTTGGTACCTTCAAGTCCGCGCAGCGCGCAGCGCGCACCGGCAAGAATCCGAAGACAGGTGCTACGCTGAAGATTCCTGCCACTACCGTTCCGAAATTTACTGCTGGTACGGCTTTCAAGGCTTCGGTCGCTGCCAAGAAGACCGCTGCCAAGAAGACCGCTGCCAAGAAGTAATCCGGTGTTATCGAATGCGGGGTTTGTCCTTGATAAGCTCCGCTTTTTTTAAGTTGCAATGAACAATCCGAATCCAGAAAATCCGCCTGAGAATCCAGTTGCTGTCGTTCAGCCGCCGGATAACCGTCGACGCCTGCGTGAATTGCTTTCAATCCCCGAGCGTGATCGAACGGATGAGCAGTGGGACGAAATCATCGAGCTGGAAATCCAGCTTGCTCCCGGAAACCGAATGTCGAGCAATGAGCCGCTTGGCGGGAATCCCGGACGCAACAATGTCATGTCGCACGGCAAGTCGAGTGGTGGCAATGCTGGCGGTGGCATTGGCCAGCAGCAAAAGAAAAATCGCCCTCGCACGAATAACAATCGCCGCCCACGTCAAAACAAGCCGCAATCCGGAGGTGGTCAATCCGGTGGTGGCGGTACGCCTGCCTGATTTGCTTGTTTCATTCTCCTGAAGCGGCATAATTGCCGTCATGCAGCAGTTTGATCTAATCATCGTTGGTGGCGGGCTAGCTGGCGCCAGTTTGGCGCTTGCGTTGCGAGACACGCCGCTTCGTATCGCCCTGGTCGAGAATCAGCCCCCACGTCGTCCAGACGGCTGGGATGCTCGCGTTTACGCAATTAGCCCAGCCAATGCGAGCTTTCTCGAGTCAATCGGAGCCTGGAGGCATCTGGACGTATCACGCATGGCGCCAATTCGCGCGATGCAGATTTATGGTGATGGCACCGGCCAACTGGATTTTTCCGCATTTGAGACCGGCGTTTCGGAGCTGGGCTGGATTCTTGAATCCTCGCAAATGGCTTGTGAATTCTGGGAGAGTGCCAAGCGCCAGAGTAACTTCACGCTTTTTTGCCCGGCTAGGCCAGAGTCGCTGGAGTTCCGCCAGGATGCTGCTGTCCTCCAGTTGACTGATGGCGTGGTTTTGTCGGCTAGGCTGCTGGTTGGAGCCGACGGAAGGGACTCATGGGTGCGAGAGGCTGCTGGCCTGACGTCGATCACTACGCCTTACGGTGAAAATGGCGTGGTCGCCAATTTTTCAGCCGAGAAGCCTCATAACAACACAGCTTTTCAGTGGTTCAGGGATGATGGTGTTCTTGCCTATCTACCGTTGCCTGATAACCGCATTTCCATTGTGTGGGCTACGCCAGATGCCAACGCCGATGAGTTGTGTTCGCTTGCTTCTGGCGCGCTGTGTCATCGAGTTGCCGAAGCTGGAGATTTTGCGCTTGGGCAACTTGAGTTGATTACCGCCCCCGCTGCCTTTCCTTTGCGGCTCATTCGTGTTCCACAGACTGTGGCGCCTCGTTTGGCGCTGGTTGGTGATGCGGCACATGGAATCCACCCGCTTTCGGGGCATGGGATTAATCTTGGTTTTCAGGATGCAATGGCGCTCGCGAGTCAATTAGGTGCCACAAAGCCGTGGCACGATATCGGTCAATTAAGTTTTTTGCAGCGGTATCAGCGCGCGCGTCGTGAGGAAACATTCTTGATGCAGACGACGACCGATACACTTCGTCGTTTGTTCAGGGCGTCTTCGCCGGGCTTGCGCCCGATGCGCAACCTAGGGCTGAGTCTCGGCAACCGTATACCGTTAATGAAAAATGCCTTGGTGCGATATGCTCTCGGCGTCCTATAGGAGAATCGCGTGTTGAAGAAATTATTACCCCTCACCCTGCTGGCGGCGTTTTGTCTGAATGCAGTGGCGGATGAAGCTGATATCCGGAAATCAATGGAATCGAAGCTTGGCACCAAGGTTGAAAGTGTGAACAAGTCCGGCTATCTGGGGCTCTATGAAGTCTATGCCGATGGCAATATTTTCTATACTGATGAAAAAATGACGGCGATTCTGGTTGGCGGTCAGCTCATCGATGCCAAAACGATGAAAAACGTTACCGACGAACGAATGAGAAAGCTGACGGCGATCAAATTCAACGAATTGCCGCTGGATCGTGCCATCAAGCAGGTACGTGGCGATGGCAAGCGCGTCATGGCGACTTTCGAAGACCCCAACTGCGGTTATTGCAAGCGTCTGGCCAAGGAGCTGCAAAAGCTGGATAACGTGACAATATATACTTTTTTGTTGCCGATCCTTTCAGAGGACTCGGTTCATAAGTCAAAGCAAATATGGTGTTCTTCCGATCGCGCCAAGGCATGGTCTGACTGGATGGTAGATGCCAAGACGCCATCTGGTCGCGAAGATTGTGATGTCAGTGCTGTCACAAAGAATCAGGAATTTGGCCGTAAATTGAACATTACAGGGACGCCGACTATATTTTTTGCCGATGGTGAGCGTGTTCCTGGTGCCGTGCCTTTGGCTCGCATCGAGCAAAAGCTGAATCAAGTCCGGTAAGACAGATGATGCTGGACGCTTCCCTCGGCGCCAGTATCTCTACTTTCCAATCCATGAAAATATGATGCTGTAATGGGTAATTCGTCCAGCCAGCGGATTGCTCGTGTTTTTGCGCCGCGTGTTCGGCTCGTCCTCTTTTTTGCTTTGACTTGGCTGGGCGTGGCGATTTTGCTGGCCTTTCTACTGAACGAGGGGCGGCGTGAGGCCGAACGAACAGCGCAGTCCGAGGCGCTTGGTATTTCCCGGATGCTTGAGGCAAGGCTGGCTGCAACGATTCGGCGAGTTCAAGGCGACCTAAATCATTTGGTGGCAACGCTTCCGCGAGCTGCGTTCAAGCGTGGGATGGTTGGACAATATGGTGAGGCGGTTGTGGGCGAGCTGGCGCTTTACGGAGGGTATTTTCCTGAGCTTGCTGGCTTTCGTGTCATGGATGCGACAGGTGCTTTCCTCTATGCCTCTAGTCCTGTGCTAGATACGGCGAGTGTTGATGACCGCTCGTATTTATCTGCGCTTTCAGAAAGCGCGAGCCACTCACTGTATTTTGGCCAAGTGGAGATTGAAAGGCGCTCCGGACGATCACTGTTACCTGTTTCTATTGCTGTGCGAGATGCTCAGGGTGGTTTGCAGGGGGCTATCGTTGCGTTGCTGGATATTGCTCATCTTGAGCAAGCCTTTGAAACCACCAATGTTGGGCCGAATGGCGTTATTGCCCTGCGGCGGACTGATGATGCGCGCTTGATTTTTCGCCGACCCTTAAGGCCGGACTTGGTCAATCATGCGGTGACGAACAATCCATTGCATATGCGATTGGAGTCAGGAGAACGGCAGGGAACAATTCGTTTTCGGGCGACCATCGATGGCATCGAACGTATTTACGCCTTTCAGCGTATCGAGGAGTTCCCTCTTTATGTGGCGGCTGGGCTGGCGACTGCGGACTATCTTGCCGAATGGCGGAAAACGCTGGCGATGGCGGGTATGTCTGCACTGCTGCTGTTCCTGTCGCTTTCTTTGGTGCTCGTTCGCCTGCTCCGTGCAGAAAAGGACGAGCGGGTGACAGCGGCCAAGCTGGCGGAGAGCGAAGCCCGCTATCGAATGTTGGCGGAGAATAGTCACGATGTCATCTGGACCCTCGATATAGCTACTCGCTGCTATACCTACGTCAGCCCTTCGATTGTTGGTATGTGTGGATATCAGCCGGAGGAGGTGGTTGGGCAAGTGCTGGATTCGCGCTTGACCCCGGAATCCGCCGCTCGCATTGCGCGAGATGTTGATCAGCGTCTGCGAAGAATTGCAGCAGGCGACAAAACGGCCAATGTTCTGGTTAATGAGCTGGAGCAAATCTGCAAAAACGGGCAGGTGATCTCGACTGAGATTGTTTCGACCTATCTGCTGAACGCTGACGGTGTGGCGCACACGATACTCGGGATCACCCGCAATGTGAGTGAAAGGAAGGCTGCTGAGGCCGCGCTCCATGAGACGAATCGACAGCTGTATGCCCGCATCGAAGAAATCGGTCGCCTGCAGGTTGCGCTTCAGGAGTTGGCTGTGCGCGATAGTTTGACCGGGCTGTATAACCGGCGTTATCTGGATGAAACGCTGGAGCGCGAGGTTTCCCGAGCACGCAGAGAGGGTATTCCCCTATCGTTGGTCATGCTGGATATTGACCATTTCAAGCGGGTGAACGATACCTATGGTCACCAAGTGGGCGATCAGGCTTTGAAAATGCTGGCGTCGATATTGCTCGCCAATATTCGTGCGGAAGATGTTGCCTGTCGTTATGGTGGCGAGGAATTTCTCATCCTCTTGCCCAATATGCCGCTGGGCGCTGCCATTCAGCGTGCCGAGGTATGGCGGAGCGCTGTTGAGGAATTGTCAGTCACGATGGGCGATTTCAACATTACTTTTACCATTTCCCTTGGGGTTGCCGCCTATCCTGAGCATGGCAAGACACCGGACGACCTGACCCGGTGTGCCGATCAGGCGCTCTATCGCGCCAAGCACGAAGGCCGTAACCAGGTCGCCGTATTTATCGGCTGATCCGCCGGCGCCAGTCGGTGCTTGGCGATAGCTGTCGTTACCACGTCGGCATGCGTGCTGCCGAATTCCCTTCTGTTTTCCCCACTCCTTACAAGTCACTTTAAGTTTCAATGTTCTTGCATTGATTTTTAAGGGAAAAACTCGTCAAAAATTAGTGAATAAATCGTCCGTAAGTCCTTGTTGCATAAGAAAAAATCGGAATTTCTCTATTGACGCTAAGCACTTGTTGTTCTAAAGTGGGAAAACGTGTCTAAAAGTGGGTAAACGGGGGTGGAGAGGAATGTTTGAGGGCGCAGCTGCACTCAGTCTGGATGCGAAGGGGCGGCTTGCCATACCGGCAAGACACCGCGAGTCCCTGCTCGCCGCGGCTGAGGGTGGTTTGGTGTTGACTGCGCATCCGCATCGTTGCCTGCTTCTCTATCCTTCACCTGCCTGGCAGCCCATTCGGGATCAGATCCTGAAGGCGTCAAGCCTCGATCCGCGTGCTGCGTCGATCAAGCGAGTTCTGGTGGGTAATGCACGTACTGAAGAGCCGGATTCTGCTGGGCGTATCCTGATTGCACCCGAGCTTCGTGAATACGCTCAATTCCAAAAGACGGTCTATCTGGTTGGCATGGGAACGCACTTCGAGATATGGAGTGAGGCTGGCTGGAAGCAGCAAAACGATCTGGCTGCGGAGGCGCTGTCTGGCGATCTTCCCCCGGGCTTCGGAGACCTTGTTCTGTGACCGGTGGTGCCGCCCATGTGACGGTGCTGCTCGAGGAGGCGGTGGGTGCTCTGGCGATTCAAGCCGATGGCATTTACATGGATGCCACCTTCGGGCGGGGTGGCCATAGCCGCCGAATTCTTGCCAATCTCGGTGAAAAGGGCTGCTTGGTAGCGCTCGACCGTGATCCGCAGGCCATTGTGGCTGGGGCGGAGCTGCATGACTCCCGTTTTTTGTTGGTGCATCGCGCGTTTGGTGAGCTTGCTGAGGCGGCTGCGGAGGCGGGTGTTGGATCGGTGGATGGGGTTTTGTTTGATGTAGGGGTGTCGTCGCCGCAAATCGATGACTGGGGGCGCGGCTTCAGCTTTCGCTACGACGCGCCGCTTGACATGCGTATGGATACGACGCAGGGCGAGACGGCGGCCGAGTGGCTGGCGCAGGCCGAAATAAGAGACATAACGGAGGTCATTAGAAACTATGGCGAAGAACGGTTTGCTTTCCAGATTGCAAAGAAGGTTGTGGCTGCTCGGGGCGAACAACCAATTGTCACAACAGGTCAGTTCGCGGCCATCGTACGCGAGGCCGTGCGCACCCGTGAGCCAGGGCAGGACCCGGCGACGCGCAGCTTTCAAGCTCTACGGATTCATATCAATCAAGAACTCCGCCAGCTGGAGGTAGCGCTGCCGCAGGCGCTCGACTTGCTGAAGCCGGGTGGCCGACTGGTGGTGATTTCCTTCCATTCGCTGGAAGATAGAATCGTCAAGAATTTCATGCGTACGCAATCTGCTGCAGATGATTTGCCCAAGGGCTTGCCTTTGCGTGCAGATCAGTTGCCGAAGCCGAAGCTGCGCCTGATTGGCAAGATGCTTAAGCCGTCAGCAGCGGAAATTGCGGCGAATCCGCGCGCACGCAGCGCAGTGATGCGCGTGGCAGAGAAGTTGTAATGCTCCGTTTCAACGTGATCCTCCTTATGGTTGTGGTGATTTGCGCGCTCGGCGTGGTGACCTCGCAGCATCGCGCGCGGAAGTTGTTTCAGGGGCTGGAAGCCGAGCAGGAGCGGGCGCGTCAGCTGGATGTCGAGTACGGGCAACTGCAGCTTGAGATGTCTACTTGGGCGAATCATCCCCGTATTGAAAAAATTGCCCGCGAGCGTTTGCATATGCTGACGCCGGACTCGACCGTTCGTGCGTCGGTGGGTGCTGCCGCGGTACACAAGGGGGTGCGCTGATGGTCGTTCGTCGCCGCCCGCAGCGTGGGCATCGCTTCACCGAAAGCCCCTTGCTTCAGCTTGCTTTGCAGGGCTGGCGCTCGCGCACCGTCGGGTTGTTATTGATGGCGGCCTTCCTTGCGTTGGTTGGCCGGAGCTTTTATCTGCAGGTGATCAATAACGACTTTCTGCAGCAAAAGGGTGATTCGCGTTATCTGCGCGACATCGAGATTTCTGCGTCGCGCGGCAAGATCGTCGACCGCAACGGTGACATGTTGGCAGTATCCACGCCGATGAAGACGATATGGGCGATTCCGGGTGATGCGCGGACGATGAGTGCCGAGCAGAAGCGCCAGCTGGCTGCCTTGCTGGACCAGAGTGTGCGCGAACTTGATGGCAAGCTGGCCTCCGACAAGACGTTTACGTTCGTCAAGCGCCAGGTTTCACCGGAAAGTGCGGACCGGATTGCGGCCATGAAGTTTCCCGGGATTCACCAGGAAAAAGAATATCGCCGTTTCTATCCAACCGGCGACATGACAGCGCACATCGTGGGTTTCACCGGCGTGGATGACAAAGGTCTGGAGGGCGTCGAGTTGGCCTTCCAGAACAGCTTGTTTGGTCATCCGGGCAGTCGTACCGTGATTCGTGACCGGCGCGGCAGCATTGTCGAGGATGTTGGCGCCACCAAGCCACCGCGGGATGGTAAGGATGTTCATCTGGCGCTCGACTCCAAGATCCAATACCTGGCTTTCAGTCAGCTCAAATTGGCAGTCGAGGCGAACAAGGCCAAGGCTGGCGGCGCCATTGTTGTCGACGCGCGGACTGGTGAAATTCTGGCCCTGGCCAATTGGCCAACCTACAACCCGAATAACCGCCAGGGGCTTTCCGGCGCGCAATTGCGCAACCGTGCCATCACCGATACTTTTGAGCCGGGGTCGGTGATGAAGCCGTTTACCGCGGCGCTGGCGCTGGAAAGAGGAAAGGTCCGTTTTGATACAGTCATCAACTGCGCCCCGGGTCGGATGACCATTGGCAGCGCGACGATTTCCGATGCCCATCCGCATGGCGCGCTGACCGTGGCCGAGGTCATCCAGAAATCCTCGAACGTCGGCACCGCCAAGATCGCCCTCGGCTTTTCGCCGAAGGAAATGTGGGAAATGTTTGACAGCGTCGGCTTTGGCCAGGCGCCGAATCTTGGGTTCCCCGGTGAAGTGAATGGCCGTCTGCGTCCGTGGAAAAGCTGGCGACCGATCGAGCAGGCGACGATGTCTTACGGTCATGGCATTGCGGTCAGCCTGATGCAGTTGGCTCGCGCTTATACGGTTTTTGCCCATGACGGCGAATTGATGCCCCTGTCGCTGATCAAGATTGACGATGCCGCGCCGCACGGCGTTCGCGTCTTTTCGCCGGAGACCATCCGGGAGGTGCGAGCAATGCTTGAGATGGCTGTCCAGCCGGAAGGGACGGCACCCAAGGCGCGCGTGGCCGGCTATCGCGTGGGCGGCAAGACGGGTACGGCCTACAAGGTCGAGGGTGGGGTATATGCCCGCAAATATGTTGCTTCATTTGTCGGCGTCGCCCCGATCAGTGAACCGCGTCTGATCGTCGCCGTCATGATCGACGAACCCTCCGGCGGCGCCCACTACGGTGGCGATGTGGCCGGTCCGGCTTTTTCGCAGATCGTCGGCGGCGCCTTGCGGACGCTGGGTGTGCCGCCGGATGCGCCGCTGCAGGTGGCTGAGACTGCTTCTGCCGGAAAGGGGAAGCTGTGACATCGCCGCGCGAAATTCTGAATCACCTGGAAACCATGGGTATTCAAGCCACCGGCGTTGCCGATGACAGCCGCCAAGTGTTGCCGGGTGATATTTTTCTGGCCTATCCGGGTGATCTGGCCGACGGCCGTCGCTTTATCGGTGATGCGCTGGAACGTGGCGCTATCGCTGTGCTCTGGCAGCCGGGTGAAAATTTCGATTTTGGTCAAAATTTCCCGTTGACCGTGGCAAACCTGCCGGTGGAGTCGCTGCGTCCGCTGGCCGGCCCCCTGGCGCATGCTGTGTATGGTTATCCGAGCGAAGGCTTGTCGCTGATCGCCATTACCGGTACCAACGGCAAGACGACAATCAGTCAGTGCATTGCCAGCGCCTATCCCAAGCCTTGCGCCATTATCGGCACTTTGGGCGCCGGCTTTCCCGATGCGCTGGTTGAAACCGGCTTCACGACGCCTGAAGCAACGACGCTGATGCGCTATCTGGCTGGCTTCCGCGCCGCCAAGGCTGCTGCCTGTGCGCTGGAGGCTAGTTCGATCGGCATCGAAGAGGGACGGATGAACGGCGC
The nucleotide sequence above comes from Betaproteobacteria bacterium. Encoded proteins:
- the mraZ gene encoding division/cell wall cluster transcriptional repressor MraZ, which codes for MFEGAAALSLDAKGRLAIPARHRESLLAAAEGGLVLTAHPHRCLLLYPSPAWQPIRDQILKASSLDPRAASIKRVLVGNARTEEPDSAGRILIAPELREYAQFQKTVYLVGMGTHFEIWSEAGWKQQNDLAAEALSGDLPPGFGDLVL
- the rsmH gene encoding 16S rRNA (cytosine(1402)-N(4))-methyltransferase RsmH, which gives rise to MTGGAAHVTVLLEEAVGALAIQADGIYMDATFGRGGHSRRILANLGEKGCLVALDRDPQAIVAGAELHDSRFLLVHRAFGELAEAAAEAGVGSVDGVLFDVGVSSPQIDDWGRGFSFRYDAPLDMRMDTTQGETAAEWLAQAEIRDITEVIRNYGEERFAFQIAKKVVAARGEQPIVTTGQFAAIVREAVRTREPGQDPATRSFQALRIHINQELRQLEVALPQALDLLKPGGRLVVISFHSLEDRIVKNFMRTQSAADDLPKGLPLRADQLPKPKLRLIGKMLKPSAAEIAANPRARSAVMRVAEKL
- the ftsL gene encoding cell division protein FtsL; protein product: MLRFNVILLMVVVICALGVVTSQHRARKLFQGLEAEQERARQLDVEYGQLQLEMSTWANHPRIEKIARERLHMLTPDSTVRASVGAAAVHKGVR
- a CDS encoding penicillin-binding protein 2; translation: MVVRRRPQRGHRFTESPLLQLALQGWRSRTVGLLLMAAFLALVGRSFYLQVINNDFLQQKGDSRYLRDIEISASRGKIVDRNGDMLAVSTPMKTIWAIPGDARTMSAEQKRQLAALLDQSVRELDGKLASDKTFTFVKRQVSPESADRIAAMKFPGIHQEKEYRRFYPTGDMTAHIVGFTGVDDKGLEGVELAFQNSLFGHPGSRTVIRDRRGSIVEDVGATKPPRDGKDVHLALDSKIQYLAFSQLKLAVEANKAKAGGAIVVDARTGEILALANWPTYNPNNRQGLSGAQLRNRAITDTFEPGSVMKPFTAALALERGKVRFDTVINCAPGRMTIGSATISDAHPHGALTVAEVIQKSSNVGTAKIALGFSPKEMWEMFDSVGFGQAPNLGFPGEVNGRLRPWKSWRPIEQATMSYGHGIAVSLMQLARAYTVFAHDGELMPLSLIKIDDAAPHGVRVFSPETIREVRAMLEMAVQPEGTAPKARVAGYRVGGKTGTAYKVEGGVYARKYVASFVGVAPISEPRLIVAVMIDEPSGGAHYGGDVAGPAFSQIVGGALRTLGVPPDAPLQVAETASAGKGKL